The genomic DNA GACCCGCAAGACCTCGACCGCCAGCGAGACGACCTCCTCGGACCAGATGGGTTCTTGCGGATTTGCGTGCATGCGCAAAGAGTAACTCTCGATTCGGTGGGACGAGACCGAGACCGGTCAGGCCGGCGTACGCCGCTCGCGCGCCCAGGCGACCGCGAAGGCCACCGCGAACGCCAGGTGCACGACCACGAAAACCCTTGCCAGATCACGCGCTTCACCGGTCGCGACCCCGACGACATCGTTGGCGGCGACCACGCCGAAGCCGACCAGGTTGGCCAGCAGCACGAGCCGCACGACCAGCGGGGCCGCGGAGCGGGTCGACCAGTTGAGGACCGCGATCCCGATGAACGGCCCGCCGAGCAGACGCAGCAGCGCGACCAGCTCGGTCGACGGGTCGTCCGGCACAGCGTCCACCCCGAATTGCGCGGGCACCAGCAGCAGCGCCAGCCCGATCACCGCGAGGTAGGTGCCGGCGATCATCAGCAGGGGCTTGTTCATGGCGGACGCCTCCGGGTCTCGGGCCTCGCCCCAGCCTGCGCGCCTCGCGACCTCGCCACCGTCGTACGCCGGTGGCAGGTCCCGAATCCTGGTGCGCCCGTCGGTCGGCGAGGGCCGTCGGGTCAGGCCGCCGCGGGGTTCTCCAGGACGACGGCCAGGCCCTGACCGACGCCGATGCAGATGGCCGCCACACCCCAGCGCTCACCGCGCTCGCGCAGCACCGCCGCGAGGGTGCCGAGGACCCGGCCGCCGCTCGCGCCGAGCGGGTGGCCGAGCGCGATCGCGCCGCCCCGGGTGTTGACCAGCTCGGGGTCCTTCAGGCCCTGCGCGAGCCAGGCGTCGACACAGACCAGAGACTGCACCGCGAACGCCTCGTTGAGCTCGACAGCGCCGACCTGTTCCCAGCCGATCCCCGCGCGGGCCAGTGCGCGACCGGCAGCCTCGACGGGGGCGTACCCGAATTCCTGCGGGTCGAGCGCGTACGCACCGCGCCCGGCGATGCGCGCGATGGGCTCGGCGCCGACCCGCTCAGCTGCGGCCCCCGACCCGAGCAGCACGGCGGACGCTCCATCGCTCAGCGGCGAGGCGTTGCCTGCGGTGATCGTGCCGTCCTTGCGAAAGCTCGGCTGCAGACCGGCGAGCTTGTCGGTGCTGCTGTCCGGTCGGATGCCCTCGTCGCGGGTGAGCTCGGTGCCCTCGACCGGCGTCACGAGGTCGTCGTAGAACCCGTCGTCCCAGGCCTGTGCGGCGAGGCGATGGGAGCGTACGGCGAACTCGTCCTGCCGCTCGCGGCTCACGTCGTGCTTGTCGCGCAGCTGCTCGTTGCACTCACCGAGGGAGGCCGTCCACTCCTTCGGCATCTCGGGGTTGACCAGTCGCCAGCCGAGCGTGGTCGACACGGCGGTGACGTTGCCGGCCGGGAAGCCCTTGGCCGGCTTGGGCAGCACCCACGGCGCGCGCGTCATCGACTCGACGCCGCCGACCAGGACGACGTCGGCGTCGCCGGTCTCGATCGCGCGCGAGCCGAGCATCGCCGCGTCGAGGCTGGACCCGCAGAGCCGGTTGACCGTCGAGCCCGGCACCGACGTGGGCAGGCCGGCCAGGAGCGCAGCCATCCGGCCGACGTTGCGGTTCTCCTCACCGGCTCCGTTGGCGTTGCCCCAGACCACCTCGTCGACGGCTGCGCGGTCGAGGTCGGGGATCGTCGCCAGCAGTGAGCTGATCGCGCTCGCGGCGAGGTCGTCGGGGCGTACGCCGGCGAGGCCTCCGTTGAAGCGACCGA from Luteipulveratus halotolerans includes the following:
- a CDS encoding thiolase family protein, coding for MSAYVYAATRTPFGRFNGGLAGVRPDDLAASAISSLLATIPDLDRAAVDEVVWGNANGAGEENRNVGRMAALLAGLPTSVPGSTVNRLCGSSLDAAMLGSRAIETGDADVVLVGGVESMTRAPWVLPKPAKGFPAGNVTAVSTTLGWRLVNPEMPKEWTASLGECNEQLRDKHDVSRERQDEFAVRSHRLAAQAWDDGFYDDLVTPVEGTELTRDEGIRPDSSTDKLAGLQPSFRKDGTITAGNASPLSDGASAVLLGSGAAAERVGAEPIARIAGRGAYALDPQEFGYAPVEAAGRALARAGIGWEQVGAVELNEAFAVQSLVCVDAWLAQGLKDPELVNTRGGAIALGHPLGASGGRVLGTLAAVLRERGERWGVAAICIGVGQGLAVVLENPAAA